The Myxococcus fulvus genomic interval CGCGGCCCCAGGGTTCTTCCTCGCGAAGTACCCGGTGACGACGACGCGCTGGCTCGTGAGCAGGAGCGCCCGTCCGCCCTGGCGATGGGCCAGGTAGCCCAGCCGAGGACCGAAGTGCCCCTCCTCGAGCAGCACGTGCGCGCCGGCCACGGTGACGGCGCCCTCCAGGTCCCGGGCGTAGCGCGACGCGGCCTCCGCCGAATCGAACAGGACCCACAGCCGCGTCCGCGTGGCCCTCGGGTGCCTCGACGCGAGCGCCTGCTTCAGGTTCGCCTCCCGCGGCATCTCCACCAACTCCGCCGCGAGCACCGCGCCATGCTCCTGGGCCATCTCGGAGAGGCCGTTCACGACCGTGTCGAGCGCGTCCTCCTCTCCGGTCTCGCCCCAGAAAGCCACCAGCCCGTGGAGCTGGTTCGCGTGGCGCACGAAGGTGCCCAACTCCGCCGTGTCCAACGCGCGCGCCAGCGCCGGGAGCGACGCCGCGTCCTTCACCCCGAACACCGTGGCCAGCATGACCTGGGAGTGGACATGGATACCGGTCTGGACCAGGCGGCCCTTGCGCTTCCACACCAACGTCCTCAACGCGCGGAAGTCATCTCCCAGCGTCATGTCGGTGTGCATCAGCACCGAGCGCCCCACCGCGAGCATCACCTGGGGCGCGTACTCATCCGCCGCGATGGGGATGCCCTCGGCCGCCAGCAAGGCCCTCCACCGCTCGGGGTAGTCGCTCCCTGACTTCCAGTCCGGAGCGAGCGTCTCCAGATAGGCAGTCGCCTCCTCGGGCGTGTCGAAGCGGCCCACGAGCACGCAGTCGCCGCTGTTGTTGCCGGAGAAACCGCGCCACACCCGGACACCGTCCTCGAGCACATCCGCGCGCGGTGAGCTCACGCGCGCGCAGCCCGGCAGGGGCGACGGCGTGGACAGCGTCGCCTGGTTCCCCTCCCACGCCTGGAGCACGTCCTCCGCCGAGCCGATGGGCAGGCCCGCGCCATGGAACGAGCAGGACTTCAGCTTCCGGTCCGACGTCAGCGTGACGAAGTCGCGCCCTGCGCCGCAGTCACCACCGAAGAGCCGGGGCACCTCCAGCAGCATGTCCCCGAAGCAGACCGACAACCGCGTGCGCACCGGACTTCCCGCCACGATGTCCGTGAGCCGCGACTCGTCCTCCACGTCCAGCCGCAGCGCCGCATCCCGCCCCACGTAGCGCAGGAGCGCGACATCACGGCACCCCAACGCTTCCAGCCTCCGCAGCCGCTCCGGAAGGCCGGCCACCTGCTCCGGCGTGGCGAGCAGGTTCACCCCGAAGGTCTGCCCCGCGCGGGCCAGCCGTGCCACGCTGGCCTCCCAGTCGTTGTCCTCGTACAGGGACACACGCACCTCACCCAGGTGGGGCCGCAGTCGCGCGAGCCGCTCCTCCGAGAGCAGCACCCCGTTCGTGGTGAAGTGGATGGCCAGCGGCGTGTGCGTCGCCAGTCGCTCGACGAGCGCATCGAAGCCCCGGAACGCGAGCGGCTCCCCACCACCGAAGGCCACCTCCAGCGTCCCCGCGCGCGACAGCCCCGAGAGCACCTCGAACGCCGAGTCCACCGTCCAGTCACTGCGCGCCTCGCGCTCCCGCGAACAGAAACCACACGCCAGGTTGCACGCGTTGGTGATGCCGAAGAGCACCAGCCGGGGCGCGCGGCGTCGCAGATGCCGTGTCCCGGGCGCATCGAGCCGGAGGTTCGTCCCCGTCTTCCGATGGAACCAGAGGAGGGCGCCGTCGAGAGCATGGGGACGCCAGTCGGGCTGCGGCTGCATGGGGACCTCGTGGGGAGAGTGGCCCCCATACGTCCACCTTCGCACAGCCCTGACTCCATGGCGCGCCCGGTCGAACGCTCGCTCAGTTCCTGGAAGTCCGTGCTCTTACACAACAAGAAACCTTTGCGGGGACCGGGCCGATAACCCGACAGACGCCCCGCTCATCCCCACACCCCCGAGGTTCCAGCCATGGGCATCCGGCTCCCCAGCTTCAACGACGTGAAGAAGACGGTGACCCGCACCGTGGACGACGTGAAGGACACCGTCGTCGACAAGGCCAAGGGCGTGAAGGACGCCGTCGTCGACAAGGCCCAGGACGCGAAGAAGGCCGTCGTCGACACCTCGCGCGACGTCTTCGAGGACGTCAAGCGCAACCCCGTCGCGGACGCCTTCAAGAAGGCCATCACCGACCCCAAGGACCTGGCGCGGGACGTGTTCCAGACGGGCCTGCGGACCGCCTACCACGGCGCCAACGCGCTGCTCCCGGACGGCGCGACGAACGTGCTGCTCAAGGGCACGGAGCTGGGCGTGGACGCGCTCGCCAAGACGTCCGAAGTCGTCCTGGGCAAGGACGCCTCGCTCACCGACAGCCTCAAGAAGCTGGGCGACGTCGACCTGGAGGCCATCAATCGCACCACGGACCCGGTGACGGGCCAGAAGCTCGAGGCCGACTGGACGAAGCTGTGGGGCACGTGGCTGCTCGAGGAGAAGCCGGCGGACCTGGGCACGTGGGACAAGACGACGGACGGCGAGGGCCGCACCGTGGACCGCGTCACCATCACCGATGACAAGTACACCCAGGACCTCGCGGGCCGTCCGCACCAGCAGCAGATGACCGAGGAGTTCTTCAAGATGTACCCGAACCCCCAGCCGGGCGACGTCTTCCCGCCCACGCAGGGGGACCCGAAGGTCATCGCCGACGCGAACGACAAGGCCCTGTATCGCTTCACCGGCCCCGGCACCTCCGAGGAGAACAAGGCCGCGCCGTACACCGCGCTCGAGTGGTTCATGGGCTCGTACAGGACCCAGATCGAGTGCACCGGCGTCGACCCGAAGACGGGCAAGCCGAACCTCGAATACAAGGTGACGAACAACTCCCACCTCGAGTCGGGCACGCGCGTGCCCCAGTCCTTCCAGGACAAGGGCCTGCCGGACGCGCTCGTGGGCGACGTCGAGCGCGAGCGGGGCCTGGG includes:
- a CDS encoding radical SAM protein produces the protein MQPQPDWRPHALDGALLWFHRKTGTNLRLDAPGTRHLRRRAPRLVLFGITNACNLACGFCSREREARSDWTVDSAFEVLSGLSRAGTLEVAFGGGEPLAFRGFDALVERLATHTPLAIHFTTNGVLLSEERLARLRPHLGEVRVSLYEDNDWEASVARLARAGQTFGVNLLATPEQVAGLPERLRRLEALGCRDVALLRYVGRDAALRLDVEDESRLTDIVAGSPVRTRLSVCFGDMLLEVPRLFGGDCGAGRDFVTLTSDRKLKSCSFHGAGLPIGSAEDVLQAWEGNQATLSTPSPLPGCARVSSPRADVLEDGVRVWRGFSGNNSGDCVLVGRFDTPEEATAYLETLAPDWKSGSDYPERWRALLAAEGIPIAADEYAPQVMLAVGRSVLMHTDMTLGDDFRALRTLVWKRKGRLVQTGIHVHSQVMLATVFGVKDAASLPALARALDTAELGTFVRHANQLHGLVAFWGETGEEDALDTVVNGLSEMAQEHGAVLAAELVEMPREANLKQALASRHPRATRTRLWVLFDSAEAASRYARDLEGAVTVAGAHVLLEEGHFGPRLGYLAHRQGGRALLLTSQRVVVTGYFARKNPGAADMVPRLRPYLSADDRLETVSWEKSLMIQVDTQAPGPVMKGFTELEVLLGMPIQVRLHPDNPLAEALHRLREEVEARR